One part of the Arthrobacter tumbae genome encodes these proteins:
- a CDS encoding DUF1540 domain-containing protein produces the protein MTAEVTEVSGCTVHKCAFNHDGCTAYAITVSGSPEHASCGTFIDTSETGGLPMVLAHVGACQRSECIHNSHLMCNKHDVKIGSGSDLADCLSYEPR, from the coding sequence ATGACAGCGGAAGTCACTGAAGTATCCGGTTGCACCGTTCACAAGTGCGCTTTCAACCACGACGGCTGCACCGCGTACGCCATCACGGTCAGCGGCAGCCCGGAACACGCTTCCTGTGGCACCTTCATCGACACCTCGGAGACCGGAGGCCTGCCGATGGTCCTTGCACATGTGGGCGCCTGTCAGCGCAGCGAGTGCATACACAACAGCCACCTCATGTGCAACAAACACGACGTGAAAATCGGATCCGGCTCGGATCTGGCTGACTGCCTGTCCTACGAGCCACGGTAG
- a CDS encoding glycosyltransferase family protein, with protein sequence MTMKNGGVNTAGSPQPGTLRVVLYSHDSQGLGHTRRNLALAHALTGSFRRAGRTVSGVLVTGVAAATRFEAPEGWDWVVVPGIVKGMSGYEPRHLTIRQQDVITLRSSLIAAVLNDFHPHLVVVDRHPFGVEHELADGLEQLRRKRPSCRIVLGLREVLDQPSAARREWDALDLDQVERTFDEFWVYGDPAVHDPVHSGEIPGSLAHLVRHTGYLSLGRPVRRRTGTTGVPFVVTMAGGGSDGLGVTLTAARAELPPGVEHLIVTGPQMPKSDRAQVEAAAGAGTSVVGSVRDALAEIQSAAAVVAMGGYNTVCEIMSTTTPALIVPRVHPRREQLIRARGLARHQLLDFCHPDEFTPDTLSTWWQHVAGQEVPRDGVNLDGLATTFEYASELLAQPAGIPPQRADWTRHAAV encoded by the coding sequence ATGACGATGAAAAACGGCGGGGTCAACACGGCCGGATCGCCTCAACCCGGGACGCTACGCGTGGTCCTGTACTCGCACGATTCCCAGGGATTGGGTCATACCCGCCGCAACCTGGCCCTTGCGCATGCTCTTACCGGCAGCTTCCGGAGAGCCGGCCGGACGGTGAGCGGAGTACTGGTGACGGGAGTCGCTGCCGCCACGCGCTTCGAGGCGCCCGAGGGGTGGGACTGGGTGGTGGTGCCCGGAATCGTGAAGGGAATGAGCGGCTATGAACCCCGGCACCTGACAATCCGGCAACAGGACGTCATCACACTCCGGTCGTCCTTGATCGCTGCGGTGCTGAACGACTTCCACCCCCACCTTGTGGTGGTGGACCGTCACCCGTTCGGAGTGGAGCATGAGCTGGCAGACGGATTGGAGCAGCTGCGGCGCAAGCGCCCGTCGTGCCGGATAGTGCTCGGCTTGCGCGAAGTCCTCGATCAGCCCTCCGCCGCACGCCGTGAGTGGGACGCGTTGGACCTTGACCAGGTGGAGCGGACGTTCGACGAGTTCTGGGTGTACGGAGATCCGGCGGTCCACGATCCGGTGCACTCCGGCGAAATTCCAGGCAGTCTTGCCCACCTCGTGCGGCACACCGGCTATCTTTCCCTCGGCCGTCCGGTCCGGCGTCGTACGGGCACAACCGGTGTCCCCTTCGTCGTCACGATGGCAGGCGGCGGGTCCGACGGCCTTGGCGTGACGCTGACAGCCGCCCGCGCTGAACTCCCGCCGGGGGTCGAGCACCTCATCGTCACCGGACCCCAGATGCCGAAAAGCGACCGGGCGCAGGTTGAGGCGGCGGCCGGGGCCGGCACATCCGTCGTCGGATCCGTGCGGGATGCCCTTGCAGAGATACAGTCGGCGGCGGCCGTCGTCGCCATGGGCGGGTACAACACCGTCTGCGAAATCATGAGCACCACCACCCCCGCCCTGATAGTGCCGCGGGTCCACCCCCGCCGCGAGCAGCTGATCCGGGCGCGCGGACTGGCCCGGCACCAGTTGCTCGACTTTTGCCACCCTGACGAATTCACCCCGGACACGCTTTCCACCTGGTGGCAGCACGTGGCCGGGCAGGAGGTCCCGCGCGACGGCGTCAACCTCGATGGGCTCGCAACAACCTTTGAATATGCATCAGAGCTCCTGGCCCAGCCGGCCGGTATCCCCCCACAACGCGCCGATTGGACCCGCCATGCAGCTGTCTGA
- a CDS encoding glycosyltransferase family 4 protein translates to MQLSDEGRIGYVLKIYPRFSETFIVTEILARESAGEELEIFSLRPPVDPRFHPELARVQAPVTYVTRPQKLSEGWPIIAAAHSIIPNFAQRFAALLPDLAECEASEVHQGIELATRVTERGITHLHAHFGSIAARTARIASALTGVPFSFTAHAKDIYHEQVDQAELIRLMQAAHHTVTVSDFNHRYLSTLAPAASGQLHRVYNGLELSRFPFREPAPVHTPFRVAAVGRLVEKKGFSLLVDAVAALVRSGIRVDVRIAGGGELADSLADRIRLLGLSEHVQLLGPRTQSEVIELLQWADVFAAPCIIGTDGNADGLPTVLLEAMAMGVVCIGSDVTGIPEVLGGMDGTDTGLLVRAGSVEDLILALQTAASGSFDRVATAHAARSLIERCFDSRTQSTQLQRLCGIAAEPVQTGGPEQPSPVPSSCASPELAAVAR, encoded by the coding sequence ATGCAGCTGTCTGACGAAGGGCGCATCGGTTACGTCCTGAAGATCTACCCGCGCTTTTCCGAGACTTTCATTGTCACGGAAATCCTCGCCCGTGAATCAGCCGGCGAGGAACTGGAGATTTTCTCGCTTCGTCCGCCCGTCGACCCCCGCTTCCACCCCGAACTGGCCCGCGTCCAGGCGCCCGTCACCTACGTGACCCGCCCGCAGAAACTGTCCGAAGGCTGGCCCATCATCGCCGCCGCCCACAGCATCATCCCCAACTTCGCGCAGCGTTTCGCGGCTCTCCTGCCCGATCTCGCTGAGTGCGAGGCATCAGAGGTGCACCAGGGCATCGAACTGGCAACCCGGGTGACTGAGCGGGGAATCACCCACCTTCACGCCCATTTCGGATCGATCGCAGCACGCACCGCGCGCATAGCCTCGGCACTCACGGGCGTTCCGTTCTCCTTCACTGCCCACGCCAAGGACATCTACCACGAGCAGGTGGACCAGGCTGAACTCATCCGCCTCATGCAGGCCGCCCACCACACGGTCACCGTGAGCGACTTCAACCACCGGTATCTCTCAACCCTTGCGCCGGCCGCATCGGGTCAGCTCCACCGCGTCTACAACGGGCTGGAACTCAGCCGCTTCCCCTTCCGGGAACCCGCTCCCGTTCACACGCCCTTCCGGGTGGCCGCCGTGGGACGACTCGTGGAGAAGAAGGGCTTCTCACTCCTGGTTGACGCCGTCGCGGCGCTCGTGCGCTCAGGCATCCGGGTCGACGTGCGCATAGCAGGAGGCGGGGAACTGGCGGATAGCCTGGCCGACCGCATCAGGCTGCTTGGCTTGAGTGAGCATGTCCAGCTGCTCGGCCCCCGCACCCAGAGCGAAGTCATCGAACTCCTGCAGTGGGCCGATGTCTTCGCCGCCCCGTGCATCATCGGCACGGACGGCAACGCCGACGGACTCCCGACGGTCCTCCTGGAGGCGATGGCCATGGGCGTGGTCTGCATCGGCTCGGATGTCACCGGGATTCCGGAGGTCCTCGGCGGCATGGACGGCACTGACACCGGTCTGCTTGTCCGCGCCGGTAGCGTCGAGGATCTGATTCTGGCGCTGCAGACGGCGGCGTCCGGCTCATTCGACCGGGTGGCGACCGCCCACGCCGCCCGATCATTGATCGAACGCTGCTTCGATTCCCGGACCCAGTCCACACAGCTGCAGCGGCTGTGCGGAATAGCGGCGGAACCGGTGCAGACTGGCGGCCCGGAGCAGCCGTCACCCGTCCCGTCTTCCTGCGCCTCCCCGGAGCTTGCGGCGGTGGCCCGATGA
- a CDS encoding glycosyltransferase family 4 protein: MKRIAYVCVDPGVPVFGTKGASVHVQEIVRAWRNRGAEVIVYCTRPGSDVPEDLADLAVVVVPVTGKGAGREVSQAAAAAELAQRVLDDGADAVYERYSLFSDALARITGRLRVPGFLEVNAPLIDEQRTHRSLHDEAAANAALQEQVGAATRTVCVSDPVADWVRGRVDPQHHERIRTVANGVNVRRIRPSSEAPGTPVVAFVGTLKPWHGVETLIQAQASGSREWTLRIIGDGPQGQELRALAERMGADVDFTGAVAPEKVPEVLAGCSIAAAPYPSAEKGDQYFSPLKIYEYCAAGLPVVASRVGQVPHIIDDGVTGLLVEPSDPYALAEAIDGLASAPLARAAMSSAARRTATEHHSWDTVLNRITEEVPA, encoded by the coding sequence ATGAAGCGCATCGCGTATGTGTGCGTCGACCCGGGTGTACCCGTGTTCGGCACCAAAGGTGCGTCAGTCCACGTCCAGGAAATTGTGCGCGCGTGGCGGAACCGCGGCGCAGAGGTGATTGTCTACTGCACGCGACCTGGCAGCGACGTTCCGGAAGATCTGGCGGACCTCGCCGTCGTCGTCGTACCCGTGACCGGGAAGGGCGCCGGGCGTGAAGTTTCGCAGGCTGCAGCTGCCGCTGAACTCGCCCAGCGCGTTCTTGACGACGGCGCGGACGCCGTCTACGAGCGCTACTCGCTGTTCAGCGACGCGCTAGCGCGCATCACGGGCCGACTGCGCGTTCCGGGCTTCCTTGAGGTCAATGCACCGCTGATCGACGAACAGCGAACCCACCGGAGCCTGCATGATGAAGCCGCGGCGAACGCAGCACTGCAGGAACAGGTCGGCGCAGCGACCCGAACGGTATGTGTCTCCGATCCGGTGGCCGACTGGGTCCGGGGCCGCGTTGACCCGCAGCACCATGAGCGGATCCGCACTGTGGCGAACGGCGTCAATGTCCGCCGCATCCGCCCCTCGTCAGAAGCGCCCGGCACGCCGGTCGTGGCTTTCGTCGGAACCTTGAAGCCCTGGCACGGGGTGGAAACGTTGATCCAGGCGCAGGCTTCCGGGTCACGGGAGTGGACGCTCCGGATCATCGGGGATGGCCCCCAGGGGCAGGAACTGCGCGCCCTGGCCGAAAGGATGGGTGCGGACGTCGACTTCACCGGCGCCGTCGCACCGGAGAAAGTGCCGGAAGTCCTCGCCGGATGCTCGATCGCTGCTGCACCGTACCCGAGTGCAGAGAAGGGCGACCAGTACTTCTCTCCGCTGAAGATCTACGAATACTGCGCAGCCGGGCTGCCGGTTGTTGCCTCCCGGGTGGGGCAGGTGCCGCACATCATTGACGACGGCGTCACCGGGCTTCTGGTGGAACCATCCGACCCGTACGCGCTGGCCGAGGCTATTGACGGGCTCGCATCGGCACCGCTTGCCCGGGCGGCGATGTCCTCCGCCGCCCGGCGCACCGCCACTGAACACCACAGCTGGGACACCGTGCTGAACCGCATCACCGAGGAGGTGCCGGCATGA
- a CDS encoding ABC transporter ATP-binding protein codes for MSKALVPPGKSALRRTLQILTPHLNGQGLLMAGGVLVLLCEVAFRVLEPWPVKFVVDAVTRSLGADFAGTGPEATPLLLLACGAALVFFTGMRAVCNFFATIAFALVGSRVATKLRAKVFDHVQSLSARFHSSNRTGDTVQRLVGDVGRLQEVAVTAGMPLLANCITLIAMAGVMFWLDPLLALVVIAACAGFLLLSRISTDKITVAARLTRKGEGSLANTAQESLGAIRVVQTYGLERALADRFGSSNQKTLKEGVRSRRLAAALERRTDVIVGVATAVVLAGGGWRVVQGAMTPGDLVLFLMYLKTAMKPLRDLAKYTGRIARATASGERVAELLEEEVDITDSPAALPLGRVWGELEFRNVSASYEGRCVLSDLSLCLQEGRNTAVVGPSGSGKSTLLSLLVRSMDPERGSVRLDGVNLTDITLASLRSNVSLVLQEAVLFTGSIRENIRFGRLSATDEEVEQAAQLAQAHGFITGFPEGYDTTVGERGGTLSGGQRQRIAIARAILRNAPVVLLDEVTTGLDHDARTEVLSALATLSTGRTTVTVTHEASVALQSDRILWLQGGRVLLDGSPEELLRYPLFARWVEGQRASAQDRAVTTVPAGNMP; via the coding sequence ATGAGCAAGGCGCTCGTTCCACCCGGGAAATCAGCCCTTCGCCGTACGCTGCAGATTCTCACGCCGCATCTGAATGGTCAGGGACTGCTCATGGCCGGCGGTGTCCTGGTGCTCCTGTGCGAGGTCGCGTTCCGGGTCCTCGAGCCGTGGCCGGTGAAGTTTGTCGTGGACGCCGTTACCCGGAGCCTCGGCGCTGACTTCGCAGGCACCGGACCGGAGGCTACTCCCCTGCTGCTGCTGGCCTGCGGCGCCGCCCTGGTCTTCTTCACCGGCATGCGGGCCGTCTGCAACTTCTTCGCCACGATCGCGTTCGCGCTGGTCGGATCCCGGGTTGCAACGAAACTGCGTGCCAAGGTGTTCGATCATGTCCAGTCCCTCTCGGCGCGGTTCCACTCGTCCAACCGGACAGGCGACACGGTACAGCGACTGGTCGGCGACGTCGGCAGGCTCCAGGAAGTCGCCGTCACCGCCGGCATGCCGCTGCTGGCCAACTGCATCACCCTGATTGCGATGGCCGGAGTGATGTTCTGGCTCGACCCGCTGCTGGCGCTCGTGGTCATCGCCGCATGCGCCGGATTCCTGCTCCTTTCGAGAATCAGCACGGACAAAATCACCGTGGCCGCACGCCTGACCCGCAAGGGTGAAGGTTCGCTGGCTAACACCGCGCAGGAAAGCCTGGGCGCCATCCGGGTTGTACAAACGTATGGCCTGGAGCGCGCGCTGGCCGACCGGTTCGGCAGCAGCAACCAGAAAACGCTCAAGGAGGGCGTCAGGTCCCGCCGCCTCGCAGCCGCGCTGGAGCGAAGGACGGACGTGATTGTCGGCGTGGCCACCGCCGTCGTTCTTGCCGGCGGCGGGTGGCGGGTCGTTCAGGGGGCCATGACACCGGGGGATCTGGTGCTCTTCCTGATGTACCTGAAGACCGCTATGAAGCCGTTGCGGGACCTCGCGAAGTACACAGGCAGGATTGCGCGTGCCACAGCCTCCGGCGAGCGCGTGGCCGAACTGCTCGAGGAGGAGGTGGACATCACCGACTCCCCCGCTGCCCTTCCGCTCGGCAGGGTGTGGGGCGAGCTTGAGTTCCGTAACGTATCGGCGTCCTACGAGGGGCGGTGTGTCCTGTCCGACCTCTCCCTGTGCCTGCAGGAAGGCCGTAACACGGCCGTCGTAGGACCGTCCGGATCAGGGAAGTCCACGCTGCTGTCCCTGCTGGTCCGCAGCATGGATCCGGAGCGCGGTTCGGTGCGCCTCGACGGCGTAAACCTTACGGACATCACCCTCGCTTCCCTGCGTTCGAACGTGAGCCTCGTCCTTCAGGAGGCCGTCCTGTTCACCGGGAGCATCCGGGAGAACATCCGCTTCGGGCGTCTCTCAGCGACGGACGAAGAGGTTGAGCAGGCCGCGCAGCTGGCGCAGGCCCACGGTTTTATCACGGGCTTTCCCGAGGGCTACGACACCACCGTCGGCGAGCGCGGCGGGACCCTCTCCGGGGGGCAACGGCAACGGATCGCGATTGCCCGCGCCATCCTGCGGAACGCGCCGGTGGTGCTCCTTGACGAGGTGACCACGGGGCTGGACCATGACGCACGGACTGAAGTGCTCAGCGCCCTTGCGACGCTCAGCACGGGACGGACCACGGTGACGGTGACACACGAGGCTTCCGTTGCGCTGCAGAGCGACCGCATCCTCTGGCTTCAGGGCGGGCGGGTCCTCCTGGACGGATCGCCGGAGGAGCTGCTGCGCTACCCGCTGTTTGCACGCTGGGTCGAGGGGCAGCGCGCGTCCGCGCAGGACCGGGCCGTCACGACGGTCCCGGCAGGGAACATGCCGTGA
- a CDS encoding aminoglycoside phosphotransferase family protein: MSTVRTPIDSNLRSLDLFFDSDALSSLFNRPVRTSHLRWKRGTSAVARLHDDDGVRWLAMYSSDTSVKLEKVSRRALARDLELERFTLDDGVLASGPIALDPRLHPALRPFRRAGLEVPSPALEVLKYNPFRRLVFSIASMDAGRLVGRASAGGHSMTRGMLSELAAGGVPVVVPLDSALLPPGLPASKHVEYLPWYGSGDLSTVPLQHAEPAARATGNALALLHSQAPIHKTHAWRAPAGRLRSLVRENAELLPENAGRLERVQVNLEALLRRPGRAAVIHGDFSADQVLVDGRQVRLIDFQRCTYGAAAADLGSFAAVEALGSAMVDRRAVLALPRTAALLDGYGTGPATVNDSEVVAWTAFYLLNRLREPFRACSPDWRQQVDHRLRMIEEVLW; the protein is encoded by the coding sequence GTGAGCACTGTGCGCACGCCGATTGACTCCAACCTGCGATCCCTCGACCTGTTCTTCGATTCCGATGCGCTGAGCTCGCTGTTCAACCGACCCGTGCGCACCAGTCATCTGCGCTGGAAGCGCGGCACGTCGGCCGTGGCACGCCTCCACGACGACGACGGCGTCCGCTGGCTGGCGATGTACAGTTCCGACACGTCGGTGAAGCTGGAGAAAGTCTCCCGGCGCGCGCTTGCCCGGGATCTGGAGTTGGAGCGCTTCACGCTCGACGACGGGGTACTGGCGAGCGGGCCGATCGCCCTGGATCCGCGATTGCACCCGGCCCTGCGCCCGTTCCGTCGGGCGGGCCTGGAGGTGCCCTCGCCGGCCCTCGAGGTGCTCAAGTACAACCCGTTCCGGCGCCTGGTGTTCAGTATTGCCTCGATGGACGCCGGGCGTCTTGTAGGCAGGGCGAGCGCCGGCGGACACTCGATGACCCGCGGAATGCTCTCCGAACTGGCAGCTGGCGGGGTGCCCGTCGTCGTTCCCCTCGACTCAGCACTGCTGCCACCGGGTCTCCCTGCCTCCAAGCATGTGGAGTACCTTCCGTGGTACGGCTCCGGAGACCTCAGCACAGTCCCGCTTCAGCATGCGGAACCGGCTGCCCGAGCGACCGGCAATGCGCTCGCCCTGCTGCACAGCCAGGCGCCGATTCACAAGACGCACGCGTGGCGGGCACCCGCAGGGCGCCTTCGCTCACTCGTGCGGGAGAACGCCGAGCTGTTACCGGAGAACGCGGGTCGCCTGGAGCGGGTGCAGGTGAATCTTGAGGCTCTGCTGCGCCGGCCGGGCCGGGCCGCGGTGATCCACGGTGATTTCTCGGCCGATCAGGTTCTCGTCGATGGGCGGCAGGTGCGGCTGATTGACTTTCAACGGTGCACTTACGGTGCAGCCGCAGCCGACCTGGGCAGCTTCGCCGCCGTCGAAGCGTTAGGCAGCGCTATGGTTGACCGCCGTGCCGTTCTTGCCTTGCCGCGAACTGCGGCACTGCTCGACGGGTACGGCACCGGGCCGGCCACGGTGAATGACTCCGAAGTGGTGGCCTGGACCGCTTTTTACCTCCTGAACCGGCTTCGCGAACCCTTCCGCGCCTGCTCGCCGGATTGGCGGCAGCAGGTCGATCACCGTCTCCGAATGATCGAAGAGGTGCTGTGGTGA
- a CDS encoding phosphotransferase, giving the protein MQIPSEMPDDDGTAVRIHRAWPRGDGSLVVEGREARSGRIRAGRIGADGRASLVPFRNDRALPGLDSELPAGELLVHRLKRRAVVRADGQYTKFLARGKAAAVRDAHLAVAAGLAGSGVAAPDVVSSDAHSVTLSAVPGTSLHDLGRRLDAGTQLAAGPGAVHDPGPEVAWNRAWEHWADRWPAFVGAPISNGSLAAARVHSAQDEVRTVDRWVGLAVAFDALDVSEDRLRRVAASIARSLLNGASPSRLAHRDLHDKQVIVDLDRKSVGIIDCDTLALAEPALDLANLSIHLDFREAQGLLAGGAAAAGRRCVHEVAETLSVPLPRFDAYAAATALRLACVYAFRPPYRKVACTWFNELEARLGGRESLAGTFA; this is encoded by the coding sequence ATGCAGATTCCCAGCGAGATGCCGGACGACGACGGCACGGCGGTTCGTATCCACCGCGCCTGGCCCCGTGGCGATGGAAGCCTGGTCGTGGAGGGCCGCGAGGCCCGGTCCGGCCGGATCCGTGCCGGCCGGATCGGCGCTGACGGCCGCGCGTCCCTGGTGCCGTTTCGAAATGACCGGGCCCTGCCCGGATTGGATTCCGAGCTTCCTGCCGGAGAACTACTGGTGCACCGCTTGAAGCGGCGCGCCGTTGTGCGGGCCGACGGACAGTACACAAAGTTCCTTGCGCGTGGGAAGGCTGCCGCAGTCAGGGACGCGCATCTGGCGGTGGCCGCCGGGCTGGCTGGATCCGGAGTTGCTGCGCCCGACGTCGTATCTTCCGATGCGCACAGCGTGACGCTATCCGCTGTCCCAGGTACAAGCCTGCACGACCTGGGACGTCGTCTGGACGCCGGCACGCAGTTGGCTGCGGGTCCTGGCGCCGTCCATGACCCCGGCCCAGAGGTTGCGTGGAACCGTGCCTGGGAACACTGGGCAGACCGCTGGCCCGCCTTCGTCGGCGCGCCAATCAGCAACGGATCCTTAGCCGCCGCACGGGTTCATTCTGCGCAGGATGAAGTTCGCACCGTCGATCGGTGGGTTGGATTGGCGGTCGCTTTCGATGCCCTCGATGTGTCGGAGGACCGGCTTCGCCGCGTGGCGGCGTCCATCGCAAGGTCCCTGCTCAATGGTGCGTCGCCCTCCCGGCTGGCCCACCGCGACCTGCACGACAAACAGGTGATTGTGGACCTGGACAGAAAGTCGGTGGGAATCATCGACTGCGACACTCTTGCCCTCGCCGAGCCCGCGCTCGACCTGGCAAACTTGTCGATCCACCTGGATTTCCGGGAGGCCCAGGGACTGCTGGCGGGCGGCGCCGCGGCTGCGGGCCGTCGCTGCGTTCACGAAGTGGCCGAGACCCTGTCGGTACCCCTTCCCCGTTTTGATGCCTATGCTGCCGCGACGGCTCTACGGCTGGCCTGCGTCTACGCGTTTCGGCCGCCCTACCGGAAGGTGGCGTGCACGTGGTTCAACGAGCTCGAAGCGCGTCTTGGCGGACGCGAATCCCTCGCAGGAACCTTTGCCTGA
- a CDS encoding FitA-like ribbon-helix-helix domain-containing protein — MPSISVRDVDQHTLDELKRIAASNGRSLQAELRALLDQFAALPWESRLADYPFSMMPLPRWYTDLAEVRTDFAGLTISQLPRRRSPFRMLREPLPTPLPGSAAVTQRRVSAA; from the coding sequence ATGCCGAGTATCAGTGTCCGCGACGTCGATCAACACACGCTCGATGAGCTGAAACGGATAGCGGCGTCGAACGGACGCTCGCTGCAGGCCGAGCTCAGAGCACTGCTCGATCAGTTCGCGGCCTTGCCCTGGGAGTCGCGCCTCGCGGACTATCCGTTCTCGATGATGCCTCTACCTCGCTGGTACACCGATCTGGCAGAGGTGCGGACTGATTTTGCCGGCCTCACGATTAGCCAGCTCCCCCGGCGGCGCTCCCCTTTCCGAATGCTCAGGGAGCCGCTTCCCACGCCGCTTCCGGGCTCAGCGGCGGTCACCCAGAGGCGGGTGTCAGCAGCATGA
- a CDS encoding type II toxin-antitoxin system VapC family toxin, with amino-acid sequence MIILDSDVLLTMVGTDNTELEEWVKQFPGKPHTSAIAVAEVYAAIRRSPNTLFREARYRAMHEALEGVLNRRVLPFDHKAARELAALALTPHPDGGTFPLATLISSATARVLGMKVATGRPEDFFGIDVELAILNLKT; translated from the coding sequence ATGATCATTCTGGATTCAGACGTGTTGCTGACCATGGTCGGCACGGACAATACCGAACTCGAGGAATGGGTGAAGCAATTCCCTGGCAAACCGCACACGTCTGCAATTGCCGTCGCCGAGGTTTACGCGGCGATTCGCCGATCACCCAACACCCTCTTCCGGGAAGCACGATACCGCGCCATGCACGAGGCGCTGGAAGGTGTCCTCAACCGCCGGGTACTTCCGTTCGACCATAAGGCTGCCCGTGAGCTTGCCGCGCTTGCCCTTACCCCGCACCCTGACGGCGGGACCTTCCCGCTCGCCACGCTTATTTCTTCAGCCACCGCCCGAGTCCTTGGCATGAAAGTGGCGACAGGACGCCCGGAGGACTTCTTCGGGATCGATGTTGAGCTCGCGATTCTGAACCTGAAGACCTAG
- a CDS encoding UDP-glucose dehydrogenase family protein, giving the protein MRLSVIGCGYLGAVHAACMAKLGHEVVGIDVDGAKVASLSAGDAPFFEPGLPELLAEALETGRLRFSTDIADAAGSAVHFIAVGTPQKRAENGADLSHVYASVDALLPHLRAGDVVVGKSTVPVGTARALSARISEARPSVTLAWNPEFLREGFAVQDTLEPDRLVYGLDDAASGAQLILDEVYAQALAAGSPRLVMDYETAELVKVSANAFLATKISFINAMAEVCEATGADVSMLADAIGHDARIGRKFLNAGLGFGGGCLPKDIRAFMARAGELGADQALTFLREVDSINMRRRSRMVDLAREVCGGSLLGQRIAVLGLAFKPNSDDVRDSPALSVAAQLQLQGAAVTASDPQAVPNASLRFPDLTYTTSVEEAVQNADAVLVLTEWEQYRTLDPMELGRLVAQPAIVDGRNCLDPDAWRDAGWTYRALGRPKAAAIPARTAAVH; this is encoded by the coding sequence ATGCGGTTATCGGTCATCGGATGCGGGTATCTCGGAGCAGTGCACGCCGCGTGCATGGCCAAGCTGGGGCACGAGGTGGTCGGCATCGACGTCGATGGTGCAAAGGTTGCCAGCCTCAGTGCCGGCGACGCTCCCTTTTTTGAGCCCGGGCTTCCGGAATTGCTCGCTGAGGCGCTTGAAACCGGCCGATTGCGCTTTTCAACCGACATCGCCGACGCAGCAGGATCAGCTGTGCACTTCATTGCGGTTGGAACACCTCAGAAGCGCGCCGAGAACGGTGCGGATCTCAGCCACGTCTATGCGAGCGTCGACGCCCTGCTGCCCCACCTGCGAGCGGGCGACGTTGTGGTGGGGAAATCCACCGTGCCCGTCGGCACTGCCCGCGCCCTTTCCGCACGCATCTCCGAGGCGCGCCCATCGGTGACGCTGGCCTGGAACCCGGAGTTTCTGCGGGAGGGCTTCGCCGTCCAGGACACGCTGGAGCCGGACCGCCTGGTGTACGGGCTGGATGATGCAGCCAGTGGTGCTCAGCTGATCCTGGATGAGGTGTATGCGCAGGCGCTCGCCGCTGGGAGTCCGCGGTTGGTGATGGATTATGAGACGGCTGAGCTGGTGAAGGTCTCCGCAAACGCCTTCCTGGCCACGAAGATCTCCTTCATCAACGCGATGGCGGAGGTCTGCGAAGCCACCGGAGCTGATGTATCCATGCTTGCGGACGCCATCGGTCACGACGCACGGATCGGCCGGAAGTTCCTGAACGCCGGGCTCGGATTCGGTGGCGGCTGCCTCCCGAAGGACATCCGCGCTTTCATGGCCAGAGCCGGGGAGCTCGGCGCCGATCAGGCGCTGACCTTCCTGCGTGAAGTGGACTCCATCAACATGCGGCGGCGCTCCCGCATGGTGGATTTGGCCCGGGAGGTCTGCGGCGGGTCACTGCTCGGGCAACGGATCGCCGTGCTCGGTCTGGCATTCAAGCCCAACTCCGACGACGTCCGTGATTCGCCGGCCCTCAGTGTCGCGGCCCAGTTGCAGCTTCAGGGAGCGGCCGTCACGGCCAGCGATCCTCAAGCAGTGCCCAACGCATCACTCCGCTTTCCTGACCTGACGTACACCACATCGGTTGAAGAGGCAGTCCAGAACGCCGATGCTGTGCTGGTGCTGACGGAGTGGGAGCAGTACCGCACGCTTGACCCGATGGAGCTCGGCAGGCTCGTGGCGCAGCCAGCCATTGTGGACGGCCGAAACTGCCTGGATCCGGATGCCTGGCGCGACGCCGGGTGGACCTATCGGGCGCTGGGACGTCCAAAAGCCGCCGCCATACCCGCGCGCACCGCTGCGGTGCACTAG